CTTTTAAGTGTTACAACCCAGCGTTTTGTGGTAATGTTAATTAAACTCGCAAGAACGCTGATTCATTGGTGTGGACATATCCTTAACATCCTGATCGTTATGCCGGTTAAAGGAATTTATAAGTTCATTCGCGTATTATTCGGTTTTGTAATTGCGATACTATTATTCCTGGGCAGGCTGGTACTGCAATTTTTGGTACCTTTCGGCAAGTTGTTCCGCTGGATGTTTAGGCCGCTCCTGAAATATTGGGTAACGCCACGCTTCATGATCCGTGTGGGTACAAGAATTGCAGCGATATGGAAACGCTGGTTTTAAGGAGGTCCGTAATGGGTAAAACACCTGTGGGCAGATCAAAGGCTCCAACTAACCAAGGAAAATCTGCCGGTGCAAAAAGGCGCCTCATGCTTTGGATGACGTTTATGATTGTATTTGTAATATGGGCAGGATATACATTCCTTGTGCAGAATGCACAAATTTCGGACAAGAGTTCTCATCTGGCCACTCAGCAAGCTTCAAAGGAAGATACGTTGAAGAAGCTGGAACAGTTGAAGTACGAAGTCAGCCGGTTGAATGACCCTGAATACATAGGACAGCTGGCGCGGAAAAAGGGATATTATCTTCCTGAGGAAACGCCGATCCAGGTTGAAGAGTCAGGGAACTGATGGAATTCGGTCCATTACCGAGCTAGGTTTGTTATCCGTGTGTCTGAAGCCGTTAAACCGGAAAAAATAGGCTCTCTGATGGGGTAGTGTTCAGTTGACCTTGGTTTACGGCATAAGGTATAATTACATTAGCGCAGCATTGATTTTGGCATTCAAAAAATCGGGTTGTATATTTTTAAGGGAGGATCATTTTATTCTATGGCAATTGAAG
The window above is part of the Paenibacillus sp. 1781tsa1 genome. Proteins encoded here:
- the yabQ gene encoding spore cortex biosynthesis protein YabQ — its product is MSPDTQWITLMWMLTSGVVMGMAYDSYRVLSGQLRFPRWSIHTLDLLYWVASALFVFRMLYAGNHGQLRFYVFLGLIIGVCFYFWLLSVTTQRFVVMLIKLARTLIHWCGHILNILIVMPVKGIYKFIRVLFGFVIAILLFLGRLVLQFLVPFGKLFRWMFRPLLKYWVTPRFMIRVGTRIAAIWKRWF
- a CDS encoding septum formation initiator family protein, producing the protein MGKTPVGRSKAPTNQGKSAGAKRRLMLWMTFMIVFVIWAGYTFLVQNAQISDKSSHLATQQASKEDTLKKLEQLKYEVSRLNDPEYIGQLARKKGYYLPEETPIQVEESGN